ATATTATACTTAGCACTAGCTCAAATACCTATGAAAGTCCTTTGCTAATTCATAGGCACTCAGAAAAGCTGACTCAACATCACCGTTAAGACACCAATCGCCACAGGCTGCTAAACGTTGATCGGGATCTAACAAAAAAGGATCTTTCGTTTGAGCTTGATAAATAGTGTGATTTTTTAAGTTTATTCCAGCATAACGCCAACGATGGATATCAATATGAGCATTTTCTGGTATAGGCAAACCGACCAAATCAACAAATTCTGTTAATAACTGATCAGTCACCCAGCCAAGATCATGTTCAAGATATTCATTTGCCCACTCCTCTGTTGACTGAATAACAATACAAGTAACATGATGATCATGCCCTGGTTTGGAATTCTCAAATGAAACCCATTGAATAGCGGAGTTTTTCACCTTGGCCAAATCCCAGGGTAAATCGACAACTTGTTTAAAGCCTACCATTAGACAAAAACAAGGCTTCATTACAACCTGCTGCAAGGCATAATACCGGGAAAAAGCCAACGTCAATAATTCTTGAGTTTGCGGTGCAGGCGCTGTTGAAATAACCCAGTCAAATACTCCTTTTACACTTCCATTAATATCTACCAGTTGCCACTGTGCTGTGACTTTTTGTATCCTCAAGATTTTAGTATTTAGTTCTATTTTACAGTTTTTCGCCAGAGCTTTACACCAACTGTTCATTTTTTTAAAACCAACATAATGAGGCTCAAACCAATCTCGTCGATAATGCTTATTCGTTTTTTCCAGCGTGATTACTTTAGGTTGCCACTCAACCAACAGCCCTTTGTGGATTGCGTCTTGAATAAACTCTTTAAAAACCTTACTGTGTACAGTAAAAAAAGGAGCCCCATGGTCAAAAACATAATCACCTGAATATCGAGTGGCTAATCGTCCACTCACCCCTCGTGATTTTTCAAATAAAGTCACTTCGGCAATATCTTTTAGTTGATGAGCTAAGGTTAACCCTGCCACACCAGCTCCTATCACAGCAATTTTTTCCATATTACTAAATCCTTACTGTTTAACCATGCACTTAGTGATTAAAAAAAACCAACGATATGGCAACAATCGTAGTATTTTTATCCAAATAACAAAACGCCAAGGAAAAGTAATTTCAAATGAGTTTGCATTAACTTTCTTAATAATCTGTTTAGCGGCTTCTTCGACAGAAATTAATGCTGGCATTCTAAAATGGTTTTTCGCCGTTATTCGTGTAGCGACAAACCCTGGTGAAATCAACCGAACCCTACAGTCCAATGCAGCCAATTCAGGCCGTATTGATTCAGCTAAATTAATTAACGCCGCCTTACTCATACCATAACCACCGCTTTTTGGCAGTCCCCGATAGCCTGCTAAGCTTGCCGTAATAAACAATTGTTTAGGAATAAAGTCAGGATGCTCCAAAATCGCTGCTAAAGGATTTAACACAACATCAATATTTGTGTGAACAATATTTTTCCATTTACTCTGATCAAATGGGATGACTGGGGCTGGTTCATAAACGGCTGCATTTAAAAAAACCCAATCCACTTTACCATATAGCCGGTTAATTTTTTGCCATACTTTTATACAGGCACTTTGATCAGTTGCATTCAACTGAAGGGTTGTCAGCTTGTCAGTTAAAGTATCTCGCTGCTCAATCAATTGTACAAGACTGCTGGTGTTACGTGCTGACACAATCACTCTATGGCCAGAGCAAGCCAGTTGAACTGCCAGCTCCAAACCAATCCCAGTACTTCCACCTACAATCCACACTGTTTTCATCGTTCGCTAATGTCCATTTATATAACTTAATGAAATAAAAAAGCTATTTTGCACAATATCTTAACCTTTACAAACCAGTTGAACTTATACAAAAATATAGCTAATCTTATACAAAATAAAAGATTGGTAAAAGAAAGAATCACCATGAGCAAACCAACAATCGCTATCATAGGCTCCGGTATTTCTGGGATAGCCACCGCCTGGCTGCTCCAGAAGCAATACCAAGTCACTATTTTTGAACGAAACAACTATCTGGGTGGCCATACTAATACAATTGAGGTAAAAGCTGGCCAGCAAGTCATCCCCGTTGATACTGGTTTTATCGTTTATAATCAGGCTAATTACCCTCACCTAACAGCCTTTTTCAATTGGCTAGATGTGAGAACCCAACCAACCGACATGAGCTTTAGTGTTTCTGTCAATAATGGCGAACTAGAGTATGCTGGCAGTAACTTAAACACTTTATTCTGCCAACGAAGGCAATTGATTAGCTCTAAATTCTGGCAATTACTTGCCGATATCATTCGATTTAATCATTTGGCTAAAAAATTTTTAGCCAGCAATCCATCTGCTGATGTCACGATGAAGTCTTTTTTACAGGACAACAAGTTTAACCCGTTTTTCAACCTAAACTATTTATTACCAATGGCTGCAGCCATTTGGTCTTGTCCAATAAATAAAATGTTACAGTTTCCAGCCACAAGTTTATTACGTTTTTTTTATAATCATGGATTGCTAAACATTACTGATCGACCTCAATGGCACTCTGTTTGTAATGGTAGTTATCATTACATCAAAGCGTTTTTAGCCCGATTTAATGGCACCTGGAAATTAAGCCAACCTATAAAAACAGTGATTCGACATAAAAATTATACGACAGTTATCACTACAAGTAATCAACAACAGCAATTTGATCAAGTAATTTTTGCTTGCCATGCTAATCAAGCCCTACAATTATTGGACAAGCCTTCACCCCAAGAAGCTTCAATATTAAATGCATTCAATTATCAAAAAAATATTGCTGTTCTTCATAGCGACAATCGATTAATGCCAACTAATAGGAGAGCCTGGTCAGCCTGGAATTACCAACGTACACAACAGAATTCACAAGTGTCCGTCACTTATTGGATTAACCTGCTTCAAAGACTTACGACTGAGCAACAATTTTTTGTTACCCTTAACCCAGTTGTCGAGCCCATCCCCAAAAAAACCATTAAAATAATCGAATACCAACACCCTGTATTTAATACAGCCGCCATCCAAGCTCAACAAGAGCTAGCCAGTATTCAAGGTCAAAAAAGAAGTTGGTTTTGTGGCAGCTATACTGGCTATGGTTTTCATGAGGATGGCTTTAAGTCAGCTCTCTCAGTGGCCAACTTACTCAACTGTGAAGCACCATGGCAACAGATGAATTAACCTATAACACTCCACGGCTATTTATTGGTAAAGTATCTCATCAACGTTTCTTTCCAATACGATACCGGTTTACATATCGTGTTTTTAGCATTGCAGTCAATATCGATAAACTTGAAGACACTTTTTCAAAAAGTAAATTTATATCACTAGACAAATGGAACCTATTTAGTTTTTATCGCGCTGACTTCGGTCCAAAAGGTAAAATGAAGCTTCGGCCATGGGTAAACCAGTCGCTACTTAAAGCAGGTATAAGCTTCCAGCCAGATAATGTTGAGTTATTTTGTTTTCCTCGGGTTTTAGGTTACTCTTTTAACCCACTTGCTATTTGGTATTGCTATAAAGACTCCCAATTAATCGCTGCTATTTTAGAAGTACATAATACTTTTAAAGAAACCCATACATATATAATCAACTGCGTTAAAGATAAAACCCTTACTGGCAAAGCTAATAAGTCTTTTCATGTATCCCCTTTTATTAGTATGGATGCACGATACCAGTTTAAAATTAAAGATAAACCAACTACAAGAACAATATCTATATGCCAATACCAACAAGATACTTTACTGTTGATTGCCAATCAGTACGCTAAAGAAATACCTTTTTCTTCGGGTAATTTATTAAAGATATTTTTATCAATCCCACTGATGACTTGGAAAGTAATTGTAATGATTCATTGGCAAGCACTAAAAATATGGTTAAAAGGCGTTACTTTCTACCCTCATCCTAATTACAGACATAGCAAGGATAAACAATGTTAAGAAGTTCTCTCAATTCTATTAATCAACACTCCAGTACCTCATGGTATGAAAAGTTTTGTCTAAAAAAACTATTTAAGCTGCTTAATAACACTCAATATGGAGTGATAACAGTCTACTACGATGACAATACTTATCATATAGAAGGAAAACAAACAGGTCCCTCTGCTAATATAAACATCAATAATTTAACAAAAATGTTAATACTTTTAATACGTAAGTCAGATATTGGTTTTGCGGAGGGTTATATTGAAGGATACTGGACTACAACTCATTTAACTAACTGCCTATTATTTTTTGCTATTAATGAACCTTGCTTCAAGCCATCTATTTTAACATCAGTTTGGAATAGGTTAAAAAATAAATGGTTACACTTTAGAGCCAGAAACTCTCTCTTAGGATCAAAACAGAATATTCAATTTCATTACGACCTTGGTAATGAGTTTTATAAATTATGGCTAGATGAAACCATGACATATTCTAGCGGCATTTATCAAAAACCCGCGGATACACTTATACAAGCTCAGAGTAATAAGTATCATCGAATATATAAGCAGTTAAACCCCAAACCAGGAGCAACCATCCTTGAAATTGGCTGCGGCTGGGGAGGCTTTGCAGCTTACGCAGTTGAACAAGGAAGCAAAGTGCTCGGCATTACCCTGTCAAATGAACAGTTTCAATATTGTCAGCAACAATTTTCTAGCCAAGCCAAATTATCGGCTGCCAGTTTCAAACAACTAGACTACCGTCACTTAGAAAATACCTATTCTTATATCGTTTCCATAGAAATGTTTGAAGCCGTAGGAGAGCAATATTGGCATACCTACTTTAAGCAACTTGAAAGTTGTTTAAAGCCAGGAGGCACTGCAGTTTTACAAGTTATTACGATTAATGAAATATTTTTTGAGGGATATCGTAGCCGACCTGATTTTATTCAGCTGTATATCTTTCCTGGCGGTATGCTGCCTACGCGTAGTAAAGTAGTTAGCCTGGCAGAGCAGCATAACCTTCAAATAAACAACCTGATTAGTATTGGTGAAAGCTATAAGCACACGCTTCAAGACTGGCTAGCAAACTTCACTAACAATCAAGAAGCGCTGGACAGAATAGGGTTTGACAAAAAGTTTAGGAAAACTTGGAGATATTATCTTGCCTATTGTATTGCCGGTTTTGTATGTAATCGTATTGACACTATACAAGTCACATTACAGAAACCGGTCAACCCACAACAGCAGTAAACACCTAGCCATGTCTTAACTTCAACACAAGTACAATAGAAGAAAGTATCAGTGTAATAACATTAGCAATGATCATTGGCCAGTTTACCAGCATAATCCCATAAACCAACCATAGTGCTACACCAAATACAAAAATACAGTACATGAAAACAGAGATACCCGCAGTATCTCTGTGCTTAATAATATGCAATACCTGAGGTAAAAAGGCTAATGTAGTACAAAATGCAGCAAAATAACCAATCAGAGCATCATTCATAACTAAAAATCCAACAACTGTTAAGAAAGCTGCTTAGCTAGAGTCAGCGCCAAAGCAAGCACTATACTGCTACAGCAAAGATACTGCCAACAAGCCAAGTAGAACTTATCTATCAAATTGATAACAAACGCAAAACACCGCCTAACAGCGGTAATCAAGATCAACTATGTGGGTCTATTTAGGATTCACCTGCTTTAAGTGTCTCTAGTTCAGGTGACTAATATTCTGCTGATTATAATGATTGGTATAACTAAAGTGGCGTCCCCTAGGGGACTCGAACCCCTGTTACCGCCGTGAAAGGGCGGTGTCCTAGGCCACTAGACGAAGGGGACTGCATAAAAACCTTCGTTAATGATTAACGTTGCCAACTGATGCTGACTTTTAAAATTGGAGCGGGAAACGAGACTCGAACTCGCGACCCCAACCTTGGCAAGGTTGTGCTCTACCAACTGAGCTATTCCCGCAAATTTAAAGTAATCTAACAGTTATAGTATCACTTTAAATAAATAGTGGCGTCCCCTAGGGGACTCGAACCCCTGTTACCGCCGTGAAAGGGCGGTGTCCTAGGCCACTAGACGAAGGGGACTGCTTAAAGCCTTCGTAAAGGATCAAAAAAGCCGACATATGCCGACCCTTAAAAATTTGGAGCGGGAAACGAGACTCGAACTCGCGACCCCAACCTTGGCAAGGTTGTGCTCTACCAACTGAGCTATTCCCGCAAATTTAAAGTGATCTATCAGTTATAGCATCACTTTAAATAAATAGTGGCGTCCCCTAGGGGACTCGAACCCCTGTTACCGCCGTGAAAGGGCGGTGTCCTAGGCCACTAGACGAAGGGGACGCATTTTAAAACTTTGGTGGAGCCAGGCGGGATCGAACCGCCGACCTCTACAATGCCATTGTAGCGCTCTCCCAGCTGAGCTATGGCCCCAAGCTTTGCGTCGCCTCTCCAACCCATGTTTTTACACATGATGTTGGGCATTAGGCTTTTCACTTCTTCAACTTCAGTGCCTTAGCGCTCGGCTCAGCCCCGAAATGTGGTGCGCATTCTATGTAGCAATGTCTTGTGTGTCAAGCATTTATCATCAAAATATCTTTACTCATCTTGATGATAAGAGACTAACCAGAGGCAGGATTCAACCCAACTCTGGCTTATTTTTTTAAGTTAGCGATTCATTATCTAACTGACGAAACTCCTTCTCCCAGCGTTTAGCTTCTTTCTTTGACATACTACCTAACACTTCAACTCCATAGCGTAATCTAGCACGGGAGAGATCTGGTCCTAGTAATGACATTGCATCCAATACAGACACTGATGAGCCTGAGCCAGTAATTGCGACAAAGATAGGGAACAGAAACTCTTTAAACTTTACATCCATATTTTTGGCTAACTGGCTAAGTGCCTGATAAATGGCATCCTTAGTCCAATCTTGCAGCTGTTCCACAGTCCAAGTCGTAAACTGTAGTATTTTTCGACAGCTGTCTAAATCGAGTTTTTTATGACTAAAATCAGCCTCTCCAATTTGCACCATGCCAGCTAAAAAGAAACCCGCCAGTGGTAGTGCATCAGAAAAAGTTTCAACCCGACTTTGAATTAGCGGAATAATCGGCTTTAAATAGTTTTCATTAATCGCCCACTGTTGCATCCGCCCTGCAAACTCATCAGTAGATAAGTTTCTTAACCACTGTCCATTCAACCAGCTTAGTTTTTCCTGATCAAAAATCGGCCCACCAAGCGATACTCGTTTTATATCAAAATGATCAATCATTTCCTGTAAAGAGAACTGTTCTCTTTCATCAGGCATCGACCACCCCATCCGTCCCATGTAATTCAATAACGCTTCAGGCATAAAGCCCATTCGCTCATAGTAATTGATACTGGTAGGGTTTTTCCGCTTACTTAGCTTGCTTTTATCTGGGTTGCGTAGCAACGGCATATGACACAACTGTGGCATTTGCCAATCAAAATACTGATACAACAGCTGATGTTTAGGTGCCGAGTTAATCCATTCTTCGCCACGAATCACATGGGTGATACCCATTAAATGATCATCCACTACATTAGCTAGATGATAGGTTGGCATACCATCTTGCTTGAGCAAGATCTGCATGTCCACTTGGGACCATTCAATTTCTATTTTTCCCCTCAGCATATCATCAATAACACAAACACCCTGTTCCGGTATCTTCATCCGGATAACATGAGGCTCACCAGCTACCAAGCGCTGTTGCACTTCTTCTTCAGTTAATGCTAAGCCACGCCCATCATACTTAGGGGTTTCTTTACGGGCCATTTGCTCTTTACGCATTTCATCCAGTTCTTCAGGCGTTGCGAAGCAGTAAAATGCATGACCTTGGACGACTAACTGTTCTGCATATTGACGATAAATATCTCCCCGCTCACTTTGCCGGTAAGGGCCAAATTCCCCCCCAACATCAGGACCTTCATCCCACTCCAGCCCTAACCACTTGAGGGAATCCAAAATCATCTGTTCAGAAGCTTCAGTGCTGCGAGCCTGGTCTGTATCTTCTATACGTAAAATAAACTGACCACCGTGTTGACGAGCAAAACACAGATTAAATAAGGCTATATAAGCCGTGCCCACATGTGGATCACCAGTTGGTGAAGGAGCAATTCTTGTGCGAACAGTCATAAATTTTATCTAAATAAGTATTGGTTTGTGTCTAAGAGGGGAATTATACGGGCAGTCAAGCTATATCACTAGTCTTTGAGGATACCAGGGTATTTACAAAAAATGGGAGTTACAAAACTTCAGGATATATTGACAGTACTTTTACTTATTGGTTAGCCTGTAGTTCATTTTGCAACCACTCCTCACAAAGGAGAACTGGTTGAGCAACATAAAAATAAGCCATAACAAGTAGCAAACCCAAAATAAAAGAATGCCCAATAATTTATTCTATTAGCATTCTCAATAAATTCACTAAAACGGATGTTGTGGCTAATGTACCCCATATGAAGGGTATAACTATAATTAAAAACTGTGATGCAGTGATCCTGCATACGAGGATAAAACCATGCCCCAGCTAACGAATAATAACTATAGATTAACTCCCCATACTTCCCCCCATCATATAAGCTCTAATCAATCTGATACTTATCTAATTATTGCTTTCACGACTTAATCATTCATCAAGCCAAACAAAAAAACAAATAACAATTAAACAAGTTCAACTTGTACCAATTTATAAAAAGCTTTTGTAGCAGAACACAGCTAACGCTGTTTTGTTACAGCCTGATAGATAGGAGTCAGTTATGGCATTAACTGCAGTTACCCTTGATGATAAATATACACAACAACAAGGAATGGTATTATTAACAGGTATTCAGGCACTTACCCGGCTGCCATTAATGCAGGCACAATTAGATAAACAGCAGGGATTGAATACAGCCGGGTTTATTTCAGGCTATCGTGGTTCACCCCTTGGAGGCTTTGACAAATCCCTATGGGAAGCGAAAGAACTCTTAGCCGAGCATAATATTGAATTTATTCCTGGCATTAACGAAGACTTAGGCGCTACAGCCGTATGGGGCTCTCAACAGCCCCAACTATTTCCAGATGCCCGCTATCAAGGAGTATTTGGTCTTTGGTATGGAAAAGGCCCTGGGGTTGACCGCACAGGCGATGTATTCAAACATGCTAATGCGGCAGGTTCCAGCCAGCATGGTGGTGTCCTTGCGGTTGCAGGTGATGATCACGCTTGCAAGTCCTCCACACTCCCCCATCAAAGTGACTACGCCTTTATTGATGCAATGATGCCTGTACTTTACCCCGCCAATGTTCAAGAAGTCATTGAGTATGGTTTATATGGCTGGGCACTATCCCGCTATAGTGGCTGCTGGGTAGGTTTTAAATGTTTGGGCGAAGTAATGGACTCTAGCATGCGAGTAGATATTGGCCTGAATAATTTTCAAATAATACTACCCTCTGACTTTACGTTACCATCAGGTGGTTTAAATATTCGCTGGCCAGATCTTCCACCAGAGCAAGAAGCCCGTTTACATCAATATAAACTACCTGCTGCTCAAGCATTTGTAAGAGCCAACCAGCTCGACCGCTCCATTTGGCGAACCGAGAATAGCAAAATAGGCATTATCACAGCTGGTAAGTCTTATCTCGACGTTATCCAAGCTATATCTGATTTAGGAATCAATGAAACAATTGCCAAGCAAATTGGCTTAGCCATTTATAAAGTTGCTGTCGTTTGGCCTCTAGAACCGACTCAACTAAATCAGTTTGCCAAGGGGCTTGATAAGCTGATCGTTATTGAAGAAAAACGTCCTCTTCTGGAAAATCAGATTAAACAACTGTTGTATGAGTTACCTGACAATATAAAACCTGAAATTATTGGTAAAACCAATACCAATCAACCACTACTACCCTCAACACTAGAGCTCAAGGTTAGCCAAATTACTCAGGCTTTGGCTCAACAAATCATCACCAGCATTCCATCCCCGCTGTTAAAACAAAAATTAAACATTGAGCAACGACTTAAACAACTTACTGAAAAGCAGCAAGCATTAGCTGAGCCAAAACAACGTCTTAGTCGAACCCCACACTTTTGTTCTGGCTGCCCTCATAATGTCTCTACCAAAGTCCCTGATGGAAGCCGGGCAATCGCTGGCATTGGCTGCCATTATATGGTGACCTGGATGGATCGCCAAACTGACACTTTTACCCAAATGGGTGGTGAAGGAGTTACCTGGATCGGACAAGCCCCTTTTTCTAATACTAAACATGTCTTTCAAAATTTAGGTGATGGCACTTATTTTCACTCAGGGATATTAGCTATTCGAGCCTGTGTAGCTGCCAAAGTGAATATCACTTTTAAAGTTCTTTATAACGATGCTGTGGCAATGACTGGTGGCCAATCGGTCGACGGTCAACTCTCCGTACAACAAATTACCCAACAAGTGTACGCTGAAGGGGTTAGAAAAATTGTTGTGGTTAGCGATAACCCCAATCAAATAAACATACAACAAGGCTTTGCCCCTAATGTCACTCTTCACCATCGTGAAGAATTAGATGTATTACAAAAACAGCTAAGAGAGTATACAGGTACCAGTGTCTTAGTTTACCAACAAACCTGTGCAACAGAAAAACGTCGCCGACATAAACGTAAAGCGTTTATTGACTCACCTCGCCGATTAATGATTAACCCTGACGTTTGTGAAGGCTGCGGAGATTGCAGTGAACAGTCCAATTGTCTTTCCATTGTGCCCAAAGAAACACCTTTTGGCAGAAAGCGGATGATCGATCAGTCTGCCTGCAACAAAGACTACACTTGTAGCAAAGGCTTTTGCCCTAGCTTTGTTAGCATTATTGGTGGACAAACCCGCAAAAAACAAGCCGAACTACAACCTGATTTACCCAGTAATCAACCTAAAATTCCTGGCTGTAAAGTACCCTATAATATTTTAATTACTGGCGTTGGCGGCACGGGAGTAGTGACTATTAGCGCTATTTTAGCCATGGCAGCTCACATTGCAGGTAAAGGTGTTACAACCCTTGATCAAACAGGCTTGGCACAAAAGTTTGGTGCCGTTAGCAGCCATGTACGAATTGCCGATGAACAACAGGCCTTGGCCTGTGCGCAAATCCCTGCCACCAGCGTTAACCTGTTACTCGCCTGCGATCTTATGGTCGCTAATAGTGACGATGCATTAGACAAATTATCTGCTCTCCATACCCAGGCAGTAATCAATACTCAGCAATCAATGCCCGGTAGCTTTGCGAAAAACCCCAATTTAGTTTTTCCTGGCGAAGACATGTTATCAACCTTAGAACAATATACTCAGCAACAATTTGCTATTCCCGCGCAGCAATTAGCTACAGCCTTGTTAGGCGATGCAATTGCCACCAATTTATTTATGGTTGGCTACGCTTGGCAACAGGGGTTAATTCCTTTACCTGAACGCGCTATTATGCGAGCCATCGAATTAAATGGTGTCGCAGTGGATTTTAACCAAACAGCATTTATTTGGGGACGTAAAGCAGCTGAAAACCTAGCGACAGTACAACAACATGCCAGTGCAACACCTCAACAGCAGATTATAAAAAATCAAGAAGAAGGTTTATCTGAAATTATTGAAAAATATAAAACTCATTTAACAGCTTATCAAAATAAGACTTACGCTAACCAATACGAGCAGTTAATTAATAAAGTTGCTACAAAAGAGCACGAGAAATGCAAAGGCCAAGAGCAGCTAGCTAAAGCTGTTGCTGAAAATTATGGCAAACTTCTCGCTTACAAAGACGAATATGAAGTGGCCCGTTTATATAGTGATAATCATTTTTGGAAGCTAATCGACCAGCAATTTGAAGGCAATTACAAAGTAGCGTTTCACTTAGCCCCACCATTACTTAGCAAACGAAACCCTGCAACTGGGCTACCTGAAAAACGTCAATTTGGTCCTTGGTTAAAGCCTTTGATGAAGGGATTGGCACAACTCAAATGGCTGCGAAATACACCATTCGATCCCTTTTCTTATACTAGTGATAGAAAACTCGAAAAAATGCTTATCAACAATTACGAAGAAGATATTGCGTTAATTTTAGAAAAACTCAATTTATTTAATTATGAAATTGCCATCCAAATAGCCAAATTACCTAGTAAAATAAAAGGTTTTGGCCATATAAAAGAACAGAGCTATCAGCAAGTGCATCAGGAGTTTGAAGAGCTACTCAAACATTTTCGTTCAAGAACACAAGCTAGTCCTGCGCAATTCATCACTGTTCAACCATAATCTTAAGGAATACTTAAAAATTCAAGTTACTAAACAAAAATGCCCAGCATGTTAGCTGGGCAT
This genomic interval from Spartinivicinus ruber contains the following:
- a CDS encoding indolepyruvate ferredoxin oxidoreductase family protein — protein: MALTAVTLDDKYTQQQGMVLLTGIQALTRLPLMQAQLDKQQGLNTAGFISGYRGSPLGGFDKSLWEAKELLAEHNIEFIPGINEDLGATAVWGSQQPQLFPDARYQGVFGLWYGKGPGVDRTGDVFKHANAAGSSQHGGVLAVAGDDHACKSSTLPHQSDYAFIDAMMPVLYPANVQEVIEYGLYGWALSRYSGCWVGFKCLGEVMDSSMRVDIGLNNFQIILPSDFTLPSGGLNIRWPDLPPEQEARLHQYKLPAAQAFVRANQLDRSIWRTENSKIGIITAGKSYLDVIQAISDLGINETIAKQIGLAIYKVAVVWPLEPTQLNQFAKGLDKLIVIEEKRPLLENQIKQLLYELPDNIKPEIIGKTNTNQPLLPSTLELKVSQITQALAQQIITSIPSPLLKQKLNIEQRLKQLTEKQQALAEPKQRLSRTPHFCSGCPHNVSTKVPDGSRAIAGIGCHYMVTWMDRQTDTFTQMGGEGVTWIGQAPFSNTKHVFQNLGDGTYFHSGILAIRACVAAKVNITFKVLYNDAVAMTGGQSVDGQLSVQQITQQVYAEGVRKIVVVSDNPNQINIQQGFAPNVTLHHREELDVLQKQLREYTGTSVLVYQQTCATEKRRRHKRKAFIDSPRRLMINPDVCEGCGDCSEQSNCLSIVPKETPFGRKRMIDQSACNKDYTCSKGFCPSFVSIIGGQTRKKQAELQPDLPSNQPKIPGCKVPYNILITGVGGTGVVTISAILAMAAHIAGKGVTTLDQTGLAQKFGAVSSHVRIADEQQALACAQIPATSVNLLLACDLMVANSDDALDKLSALHTQAVINTQQSMPGSFAKNPNLVFPGEDMLSTLEQYTQQQFAIPAQQLATALLGDAIATNLFMVGYAWQQGLIPLPERAIMRAIELNGVAVDFNQTAFIWGRKAAENLATVQQHASATPQQQIIKNQEEGLSEIIEKYKTHLTAYQNKTYANQYEQLINKVATKEHEKCKGQEQLAKAVAENYGKLLAYKDEYEVARLYSDNHFWKLIDQQFEGNYKVAFHLAPPLLSKRNPATGLPEKRQFGPWLKPLMKGLAQLKWLRNTPFDPFSYTSDRKLEKMLINNYEEDIALILEKLNLFNYEIAIQIAKLPSKIKGFGHIKEQSYQQVHQEFEELLKHFRSRTQASPAQFITVQP